The sequence TTGCAGTAAAGGCCTTATTTGAACTGACAGTTAAAGTGTTAAATGCATCGCCAGTCAGTTTTTTAACGCTACTTTGCAATGCAGACAGTGAGCTGGAGATTTGTCCCCAGGCAGAAATTTTTGACTTATAACTGGTTTGCAGACGGGTATAGGGTGCCAGACGTGTCTGCTCCCCCGCCCTGATCTGTTCGAGCATGCTCGCAGTGTCTATGCCAGAGCCGATACCCAATGATGATAAAGTTGCCATTAAATTCTCCTATATAGAATTTATCTTATTTTATTTGCACTTCTCTATTAGCTATCGGTTTTAATCCGATAAAGTTTAATTTTTTGTCACTAACTCATCAACCCAATATCCGTAAAAAAACACGCTCACGCTCTTTTCAACAAATAGATTTAGATATTTAGTCAATTGCGTTTCACCATCAATAGGCTAACCGTCAAATTACCGCCATTAGTGTAGGCATTTATGCAATTTGGCTATTTTGACCGTCAAATTAATAAATTAGCGTATAAAGAGAAACAACTCCACTTCATATTAAATTCAAAAAAAAACGAAAAAATTTGCCACAAGGCATTTAGATGTTTTTTTTAATGCCGATATATTTAACATGCGAACGAAACACGCATAGTTATATTGCAAAAGTATTGCAGTGTTAATCTATAAATATATGAGGCAATTTCATGGCACAAGTCATTAACACCAACTCACTGAGCTTGGTAGCACAAAATAACTTAAATAAATCTCAGTCTTCACTGGGTACCGCAATTGAGCGTCTCTCTTCAGGTCTACGTATTAACAGCGCGAAAGATGATGCTGCGGGTCAGGCGATCAGCAACCGCTTCACAGCGAGCATCAACGGTCTAAGCCAGGCTTCACGTAACGCCAATGATGGTATTTCTCTTGCGCAGACCACTGAAGGTGCCCTGAATGAGGTGAACGATAACCTGCAAAATATCCGTCGACTGACCTTACAGGCGCAGAATGGCACCAACTCCGATTCTGACCGTCAGTCAATTCAGGATGAAATCGATGCACGTCTGGCAGAAATCAACCGTATCTCTGAACAGACTGAATTCAACGGTGTAAAAGTACTGAGTAAAGACCAGTCACTAAGCATTCAGGTGGGTTCCAACGATGGCCAGACCATTAGTATTGACCTGAGCAAGATGGACGCAACCACACTGAATATGGCTGATTTTAACGTAGCCTCCTCAGAGAGCAGCGTTGAAGGTTTTACCATCAAACAAGTGTCTGCAGGCATGACGTTAGAGGGCAAGGATGGTACTGATGATGTCTCAGTGACCTTAACCGCTACTGACATTGCAGCTATGGAGGAGGAAGCATTCGGGGTTGGCGGCTCAGGCACAGTCCATATGATTACAGATGATACGACTGGCGATATCAGCTTTGTTGCCATCGGTCAAAAGAGTGATGGTACAGAAGTTAGCATTAACTTAGACACTACATTTAATTTTACTGATACAGAAGTAACATT comes from Yersinia bercovieri ATCC 43970 and encodes:
- a CDS encoding FliC/FljB family flagellin, yielding MAQVINTNSLSLVAQNNLNKSQSSLGTAIERLSSGLRINSAKDDAAGQAISNRFTASINGLSQASRNANDGISLAQTTEGALNEVNDNLQNIRRLTLQAQNGTNSDSDRQSIQDEIDARLAEINRISEQTEFNGVKVLSKDQSLSIQVGSNDGQTISIDLSKMDATTLNMADFNVASSESSVEGFTIKQVSAGMTLEGKDGTDDVSVTLTATDIAAMEEEAFGVGGSGTVHMITDDTTGDISFVAIGQKSDGTEVSINLDTTFNFTDTEVTFAAGTAASDTDLEMIAGGTSTQLATIDEALSMVDGLRSSLGASQNRFASVISNLNSTVNNLQDARSRILDADFASEVSEMSRANILQSAGISVLAQANQVPQNVLSLLR